From Brassica rapa cultivar Chiifu-401-42 chromosome A06, CAAS_Brap_v3.01, whole genome shotgun sequence:
TAAATCGATTTAGGGGTTTCGTCTGcgtttgttttttttagaatttttgtcaCTGTTGTTTGTTGTTATATTCTCGATTAGGGGTTTGGGATTGAGTTCACAATCGATCTAGGGGTTTGGTTCTTGATTTGAGAATCGTCTGGTTTTAGAAACGGTTATATGTTTGCAATGTTTACAATGAATTTAatcaacattttttttccttcttgcAGGTTCTGAAATGGATGAAGAACAGCGAGATATGAAAGCCCGCAAAGCATACTATCAGAGGGTTGATTTCGTTTTCAATTCGCTGCAGGGGATTCCCCAACTGTGCCCCTGTGGATCAATCACGAAGGAAATTGTAGATGAAGAGGATACATATGACTACCTCCCTAGGAAAAGATACTTCATCTGCAAAGACTTCGAGGTATGAAGTTTCTTTCTATCTTTTTCATTTAATAGCGGTTATATGTTTGCTATTTGAccttttgttttgcttttggCAGAATGACGGTCTGCATTACAGGCAACCATGGGTTGTAGGTGTGCAAGAAGAGGTTGAGAGGCTCAAACTGAAAGTTCTCCGCCATGAGAACCTTCTTACAGAGTGTGAGGAACTTAAGGTgagttcatatttttttcaatatcatAAATTTGGTGTTTGTACTATCTTTCTAACCCACGTGTTTTGGTTTGGCTTATGTCTGTTCAGTCACAGGTTAAAATGTTGGTAAAGCGGGTTGTTTGTACTACATTTCTAAACCATTGTTTGGTTTACCTGTTCTCTGTACAGGCACAGGTTGCAATGCTGGTAAAGCGGGTGACAGAACTTGAGTTACTGCACTGAGGTTAGTCTAACTGAACTTTATTAGTTACTATATAACTCGCTAGTTACTAGTTTTAGTTGTTTGAATAGAAACGGATAGGACAGGCACCTGTTTAGTTTGAAATCTGTACACTTTGCGTTAATGAACTTGTAGAGTGTGTAGTTATAAATGCTTAGCTTAACGACCATTAAATTTTCTATAGCTGTTGTGATAGGACAGTTTTCTACTTGTATTGAATGTAGAATCCCTTATTTAATCTTACTAGTTTCTAGTAGAGAATCACACAGTTTTATTCATACTCTTTACAAACTCCTAAATGGAAAGCTCCTCTAGTTTTGTTAACCTGTTAACGAGTCAAGGGTCAGTTGACCTTGACTCATTAGAAACTCCGGCGTTTAGTACCCAATCTCCGCAAGAGGCAAGTGTGAAAGAAAGGAGAAAGTGGACTGTCAAGGACGATTTAGTCCTCATTGGGGCTTGGCTCAACACCAGCAAAGATTCAATTGTCAGTAACGAACAGAAAGGGGCTGCCTTCTGGAAGAGGATTGTAGAGTATTACAACTCCAGTCCTCTCCTCGTTGGGATGGTGCCTAGAGAACTAGGGCAATGCAAGCAAAGATGGGCCAGGATCAATGATCTGGTCTGTAAGTTTGCTGGCTGCTACGACACGGCCTTGAGGGAACAGAGAAGCGGGCAAAACGACAATGACGTGATGAAGGCTGCGTTGGATATCTTCAACAGTGACCACAACATGAAGTTCAACTTAGAACATGCGTGGAGGGAGCTTAGGCACGATGTGAAATGGTGTTCTACGTATATGGAGAAGGACAAGGATAAGCGCAAGGCAACTCCAGTGCCAGAGCCAGAAGAAAGACCGGTGGGGGTTAAGGCTGCTAAGGCTGCGGGTAAGAGGCACAAAACTGGAAAAGATGAAGAGTTAAGCAAGCTAGAAGGACTTATGGAGCTGAAAAAGCAAATCTCAAAGCAAAGTTTGCTAGAGAGTTTGCTAACCAAACCAGAGTATATGCGAAGACCCACTCCAGAGGATCTTCAACGACTGCTCGATATTGGAGAGATTCGCGGCTTTCCGGGAATGATaggaagcatcgattgtatgcattgggagtggaaaaattgcccaaccgcttggaaaggacagTACACCCGTGGATCAGGAAAGCCAACAATTGTCTTGGAAGCTGTAGCTTCCCAAGATCTTTGGATTTGGCACGCTTTTTTTGGtcctccaggtaccttaaacgatattaacgtCCTCGATCGAtctcctgtttttgatgacattttacaaGGTCGAGCTCCAAGGGTACAATACCTGGTAAACGGGCACCAATATGGTTTGCCTTACTACCTCACAGACGGCATATATCCAAgatggtcaacatttatccaatctatctcAAACCCTCAAAGTCCTGAAGCACAGTTATTTGCTAAAGTTCAGGAGTCCACCCGAAAAGATGTGGAGCGTGCTTTCGGAGTATTGCAAGCTCGATTTGCAATAGTTAAAAACCCGGCTATTTTGTGGGACAAGACCCAAATAGGGATGGTTATGCGAACATGTATCATACtgcacaatatgatagtggAAAATGAACGCAATGGATACAGCGGGTGTGATATATCAGAGTTTGAAGAAGGAGACTCGAGTAGAAGTTCAGAGGTGGATATGTCATATACTCGCAGGCCTTCAAATCTCCGAACTATGCTTGAAATACGTACTCAAGTTCGTGACCCACATACGCATGAACAATTGAAATTTGATTTGATCCAAAATATTTGGAACAAGTTTGGTaatgatgaaaatgtttaattgttgtatgtttctattttctcattcaataaataaaaattttaaattttttttaaaaaataattattaataattttctaaGAATTCCTTAAcggtaacaccattggagcaaTATTTGTAATTAGAGTCCTTGactattcataaaaaaaaataaaataaaaaataaattaatgttaaggactccaatggtgggtaacaccattggaggTGCTCTTAGTAACCATGTTGTGATAACAAGTAGTACCAATACTACCGCCATGTAAGAGAGGGGGTTCACAGGACGGACATTGGTCTGGAATTTGTTTGTATAAATAATCATTAGAATAACTTGAGAAGAagtttagtttcaaaaaaaaaaaaaaaaaaaaaaacttgagaaGAAGTTTAATTTCTTGACAGATCACTCCCATAATTACACATTAGCATCttagttttaattttctttcttgACTATTCCcataatatatactagactTTGACCCGCGCGACCGCGCGAGTATTTAATTTGTGTTTgtatttaatgatatatttgttAATGTAGTCACATTTTTAAATGTAGATGTTATATTTgtacttaattttatattttagcgtAAAACGTATCACCGATATtaggtattatataaaaaatctaaaatttatataataatatccatGTCTAAGATATATAgctaacaattttttaaataaaaagtataaaaatagACAACTATGAATTAGTATgctatttataaatgaaacatTAGTTATAATATTTGTAGGAAAATAAAATGATCGTTAAAATTCTATGAAATTTGGAACATATACAAATTaagattgaaaataaaataaaaatataaatttgatgtaaCGATAAGAAATTATAAATGAGTTTAAATTTGTGTATATTTAAACCACGACCTTGCAgatgtttgattttatttttgtaaataaatatttattttgtctaagtgataatatgtattttaaaattttacctgtgttaaataattatttaataaaatttataagcataataattttatagtttatatttttaaattttattatcttGTAAACCGTCAATTGTATTACCACcatttttagaatatgatcCTTGCATCTattcaaatgttttattttgtttttgtttgtggatcaaaattttatgaaaatgtctaataaattattttatatacatgttaaatttgtaaataattataatggtgcatgtaatatatttatataggtaagaagaagaatttgttcaaaaaataagAAGAGTAACATGAATTGTGGGAGAGAATGAGACAAAAATGTAATTTATCttgttacataaatattttgtgtatattattgatatttatgaatgtttataatattaatatgataGAGATAAgttaaaagatttatatttaattgattgtgaatttaatttagaaaatgttttattaatttttaaaaagacatGGAAAACATAAAATTAGGAGTAATTATTACTTCATTAATTCTGGAAAAGACAAAGATTACTTAAAAGTAGGttcatttaattatttcaatgGCACTAAGCTGTAAATATTGTGCAAGTTTAAGGGTTAGTTTCAAtgtgtacttctcttttaatagattagataggGGATTCACtgattaatattatataaatacacTTTCGTTTTCTTAATCATATCGTTCAACAACTAATGATAGATTGATCATTAGCCTTCTTTGATCAAACCGGACGATCTCTCAACCCAATCGAACCGGGGAAACCAAAGGCTGGTTCGAGAAAAACGCCTTCAAGTTAGCTATCGCAACCTCGGCAACACTTTCCAAAGCCCCAGGCGTGGCCACAGCAGCATGCGGAGACAATACAACATTGTCCATACCAAACAACTCCTCAGGAACTTGCGGTTCTTTCTCAAACACATCTAAACCGGCACCACCAATCACACCTTCCACCAGACACTTCACCATCTCCTCCTCATCAATCAGCCCTCCCCTTCCCACATTAATGATAACCCCTTCCTTCCCAAGCGACTCCATCACTTCTCTGTTCACAACGTGCCTCGTTTGATCCGTCAGAGAGCAGCAGAGCACGAGGACGTCGTTGTCTGCTGCCAAGGAGAGAACGTCGGAGTAGTAACGGTATGGAATGCTCTGTTTCTGAGTTCTCGAGTTGTAAGAGATGATGCATCCAAAGGGTTCGAGTCTTTTGGCGATACGGGACCCGATGCTCCCTAATCCAATTATCCCAACTCGCTTTCCACTTACCTGCAACAACAACACagattcattaaaataaaataaataatatataaaaaacacacacacagatTCATAAAACAGAACCAGATTCATAAGATAGTTCTCGTCTTTATCTACAGATTCTCTGTACCCCACAACAATGTAACGCTTTGTCTGCAGAATCACGAGCCCCACCGTCTATAATTCACTTTAAAGttctccaaaaaaaattcaagaattctttttttttttgttcattaaaaaaaaaaaatcaagaaaagtcAATTCACTTTCAAGAAACAGAGAGATAGTTATGTTTTTGAGAATAAACCTTGATGCCTAGCTGGAACTGCCCCGGTTTCGACCAGTTACCAGACCGGACGTAACGATCACCGGCCGGAATACGACGGAGGACGCTCAACAGCAACCCGACGGCGCAATCCGCCACGTCATCGGAGAAGGCGTCGCCAGCGTTGGTGACGGCGATGCCGCGGCGCTTGCATTCGGCGAGGTCGACGTGATCGGTGCCGACGCTGGTGCAGACGAGAAGCTGGAGGGAAGGGAGGTGGGAGAGGAGCTCGGCGTCTATCTTGAGCCTGCCGATGTTGACGAAGGCTGTGACGGAGGCGGCGTGGCGGGAGAGGAAGAGGGGTAGTGGATCCGGTGAAAGGTGAGCGTTGAGAAGACGGAAGTTGCGGCTGAGGTGGTCGTCCATGTAAGCTAGAGTAGGTGGGCGGTGAACGAGGACGAGCGGAGATTCTGAAGATTCCTCCATGTGACTTGAGAAGACAATATGTATGGTCGCTCTGTTTTATAGTACTCACCAAACTATTATTCGTCTGGTTATGGCATGATAAGGAGCACTCTCGTCCGTTACATATActctaaagtttaatattttgatatttattatttttatacagaaaagaaaactaaacattttataaacaaGACACTTGTTAAAGAGAATATCTAAAAAAAACTCTCGTACTCGGTACTCCCATTAGTGAAATACTTATTAAAACTCTCATAGTGGTTATTTAAGAATAAGATTAAGTTAAAAACTTGTTAAACAAAAGTTGCAGATACGTATTAAAATTGTGGAGATACTCTAAATTGTTTTCAGTTTCGTGATTACATTTCATAAAACTCTTGATATATGGAGAAGAATTAATAAGACATTCTAACCAATTGTTGgtgaaaaaaagaagacatTCTAACAACCACCACAAGTTTCAGTCTTTTTGTTTTTAGGGAAAGTTCAGTTCATGAACGGTTCTTATTGTTTTGTAACGTTTGAGAAAGGTTAAGAAAGCTATTTTGAATTTGGATAAGGTTTTAGATCATTATAATAACTTGCAATGgattgttatttaatttatttttctttctg
This genomic window contains:
- the LOC108872202 gene encoding uncharacterized protein LOC108872202, which gives rise to MESSSSFVNLLTSQGSVDLDSLETPAFSTQSPQEASVKERRKWTVKDDLVLIGAWLNTSKDSIVSNEQKGAAFWKRIVEYYNSSPLLVGMVPRELGQCKQRWARINDLVCKFAGCYDTALREQRSGQNDNDVMKAALDIFNSDHNMKFNLEHAWRELRHDVKWCSTYMEKDKDKRKATPVPEPEERPVGVKAAKAAGKRHKTGKDEELSKLEGLMELKKQISKQSLLESLLTKPEYMRRPTPEDLQRLLDIGEIRGFPGMIGSIDCMHWEWKNCPTAWKGQYTRGSGKPTIVLEAVASQDLWIWHAFFGPPGTLNDINVLDRSPVFDDILQGRAPRVQYLVNGHQYGLPYYLTDGIYPRWSTFIQSISNPQSPEAQLFAKVQESTRKDVERAFGVLQARFAIVKNPAILWDKTQIGMVMRTCIILHNMIVENERNGYSGCDISEFEEGDSSRSSEVDMSYTRRPSNLRTMLEIRTQVRDPHTHEQLKFDLIQNIWNKFGNDENV
- the LOC103871992 gene encoding glyoxylate/hydroxypyruvate reductase HPR3, whose amino-acid sequence is MEESSESPLVLVHRPPTLAYMDDHLSRNFRLLNAHLSPDPLPLFLSRHAASVTAFVNIGRLKIDAELLSHLPSLQLLVCTSVGTDHVDLAECKRRGIAVTNAGDAFSDDVADCAVGLLLSVLRRIPAGDRYVRSGNWSKPGQFQLGIKVSGKRVGIIGLGSIGSRIAKRLEPFGCIISYNSRTQKQSIPYRYYSDVLSLAADNDVLVLCCSLTDQTRHVVNREVMESLGKEGVIINVGRGGLIDEEEMVKCLVEGVIGGAGLDVFEKEPQVPEELFGMDNVVLSPHAAVATPGALESVAEVAIANLKAFFSNQPLVSPVRLG